From Triticum aestivum cultivar Chinese Spring chromosome 4A, IWGSC CS RefSeq v2.1, whole genome shotgun sequence, a single genomic window includes:
- the LOC123085404 gene encoding serine/threonine-protein kinase ATG1c isoform X2, with product MEDRGGGGGGGGARRVGDYVLLRPIGSGAYSQVWLGKHVARGTEVAVKEIAMDRLSAKLRDSLLSEVDILRRITHPNIIALHDSIRDGGRIYLILEYCRGGDLYAYLLRHKRVPESVAKHFIRQLACGLQKLRESNVVHRDLKPQNILLVSNNGTSILKIADFGFAKFLQPSGLAETLCGSPLYMAPEVMQAQKYDAKADLWSVGIILYQLVTGSPPFNGDSQIQLMKNILKSGQLRFPSDCELSHDCIDLCRKLLRISSVERLTVEEFVNHPFLSEHAPERMLSRTPSDTRDGFPFTKSSPTRLSGQSSQEDCMPFPLDLSTGQEESPAPESNAPMKSYGFATSKKLDKTSGQSPSKHTGLFSRYIMGNNYAPSSQRLDHPGQRTKESKIGEGRGAKGVHPEDQEYVFVSGHAEGSSSSTSASLQRNLPAKYENPSVSPPNLAALSAPVPINGTAINRQQSAGTGSLDSHCSPISGTSHGSAYMSDGLDQPPSDYLTRIRLLGQYASTIVELVKEEIKGGRHLEAFSIQLIILATWKQAIHICNSYAASAARESPLHDITMKGLDTDAPHLLANSQMADEECTQIERQFLTEVEHAEELASTVGQIPDATAMPDAVELIFQYALEYGRHGGVVEMMGKAAVAMSRYTKAICLLRFLLIEAPSLALNPPLSLTRSDRHRLRSYIEALNARLSQLQCPSH from the exons ATGGaggaccgcggcggcggcggcgggggcgggggcgcgcGGCGGGTGGGGGACTACGTGCTGCTGCGCCCGATCGGGTCGGGGGCCTACTCGCAGGTCTGGCTGGGGAAGCACGTCGCGCGGGGCACCGAGGTGGCCGTCAAGGAGATCGCCATGGACCGCCTCAGCGCGAAGCTCCGCGACAGCCTCCTCTCCGAGGTCGACATCCTCCGCCGCATCACGCATCCCAACATCATCGCGCTCCACGACTCCATCAGG GATGGTGGGAGGATATATCTCATATTGGAGTATTGTCGAGGTGGTGACTTATACGCCTATCTTCTACGGCATAAAAGGGTTCCTGAAAGTGTTGCTAAGCATTTTATTCGGCAGCTAG CATGTGGTCTTCAGAAGCTTCGTGAAAGCAACGTGGTTCATCGGGATCTTAAACCACAG AACATTCTTCTTGTTTCAAATAATGGAACTTCCATATTGAAGATTGCTGACTTCGGATTTGCAAA ATTTTTGCAACCTTCTGGTCTAGCTGAAACACTTTGTGGTTCACCCCTTTACATGGCTCCAGAAGTCATGCAAGCTCAGAAGTATGATGCAAAG GCAGATCTTTGGAGCGTTGGTATTATTCTATATCAACTTGTTACTGGATCTCCACCTTTTAACGGGGATAGTCAAATCCAG TTGATGAAAAACATACTAAAGTCAGGTCAATTACGATTTCCATCTGATTGTGAGTTGAGCCATGATTGCATTGACTTGTGCAGAAAGTTACTGCGAATCAGTTCAG TGGAACGCCTTACAGTTGAAGAGTTTGTGAACCATCCATTTCTCTCTGAACATGCTCCAGAGAGAATGTTGAG TCGGACACCATCAGACACAAGAGATGGCTTTCCCTTCACTAAAAGCAGTCCAACGAGGCTTTCGGGCCAAAGTTCTCAAGAAGATTGTATGCCTTTTCCTTTAGATCTGTCAACTGGACAGGAGGAGAGTCCTGCTCCTGAGAGTAATGCCCCAATGAAATCTTATGGGTTTGCTACTAGTAAAAAGTTGGATAAAACTTCAGGCCAGAGTCCGTCGAAGCATACAGGCCTGTTCTCCAGATACATCATGGGCAACAATTATGCACCTAGCAGTCAACGTCTGGACCATCCTGGTCAAAGGACCAAAGAAAGCAAGATTGGTGAAGGACGTGGTGCTAAAGGTGTTCATCCAGAAG ATCAGGAATATGTCTTTGTGTCTGGACATGCGGAAGGATCCTCTTCTTCAACAAGTGCCTCTCTACAGCGCAATTTACCGGCTAAATATGAGAATCCTTCTGTTTCACCACCAAACTTAGCTGCTCTGAGTGCACCAGTGCCAATAAATGGCACCGCGATAAACAGGCAACAGTCTGCTGGAACTGGTAGCTTGGACAGTCATTGTTCTCCGATATCTGGTACTTCACATGGATCTGCTTACATGAGTGATGGCTTGGATCAACCACCATCTGATTATCTGACCAGGATTAGATTATTGGGGCAGTATGCTTCTACCATAGTGGAGTTGGTCAAAGAAGAG ATAAAAGGTGGCAGGCACTTAGAGGCATTCTCGATCCAGCTAATTATTCTTGCGACCTGGAAGCAAGCAATTCACATATGCAATTCCTATGCGGCTTCAGCTGCCAGAGAGAGTCCCTTGCATGATATCACTATGAAGGGGCTTGATACTGACGCTCCCCATTTGCTTGCAAACTCTCAAATGGCTGATGAAGAATGCACACAGATTGAAAGGCAGTTTCTCACTGAAGTTGAACATGCTGAAGAACTTGCAAGCACTGTAGGACAGATACCTG ATGCTACAGCAATGCCCGACGCGGTTGAATTAATATTTCAATATGCACTAGAATATGGAAGGCATGGTGGT GTTGTCGAGATGATGGGGAAAGCAGCAGTGGCCATGTCGCGGTATACAAAGGCAATATGCTTGCTGCGTTTTCTCCTGATCGAGGCACCGTCGCTTGCCCTCAACCCGCCTTTGTCCCTGACTAGATCTGACCGACACCGACTGCGCTCATACATTGAAGCTCTCAACGCAAGGCTCAGCCAGTTGCAATGCCCGAGTCACTGA
- the LOC123085404 gene encoding serine/threonine-protein kinase ATG1c isoform X1 translates to MEDRGGGGGGGGARRVGDYVLLRPIGSGAYSQVWLGKHVARGTEVAVKEIAMDRLSAKLRDSLLSEVDILRRITHPNIIALHDSIRDGGRIYLILEYCRGGDLYAYLLRHKRVPESVAKHFIRQLACGLQKLRESNVVHRDLKPQNILLVSNNGTSILKIADFGFAKFLQPSGLAETLCGSPLYMAPEVMQAQKYDAKADLWSVGIILYQLVTGSPPFNGDSQIQLMKNILKSGQLRFPSDCELSHDCIDLCRKLLRISSVERLTVEEFVNHPFLSEHAPERMLSRTPSDTRDGFPFTKSSPTRLSGQSSQEDCMPFPLDLSTGQEESPAPESNAPMKSYGFATSKKLDKTSGQSPSKHTGLFSRYIMGNNYAPSSQRLDHPGQRTKESKIGEGRGAKGVHPEDSPIIDSLEFVDQEYVFVSGHAEGSSSSTSASLQRNLPAKYENPSVSPPNLAALSAPVPINGTAINRQQSAGTGSLDSHCSPISGTSHGSAYMSDGLDQPPSDYLTRIRLLGQYASTIVELVKEEIKGGRHLEAFSIQLIILATWKQAIHICNSYAASAARESPLHDITMKGLDTDAPHLLANSQMADEECTQIERQFLTEVEHAEELASTVGQIPDATAMPDAVELIFQYALEYGRHGGVVEMMGKAAVAMSRYTKAICLLRFLLIEAPSLALNPPLSLTRSDRHRLRSYIEALNARLSQLQCPSH, encoded by the exons ATGGaggaccgcggcggcggcggcgggggcgggggcgcgcGGCGGGTGGGGGACTACGTGCTGCTGCGCCCGATCGGGTCGGGGGCCTACTCGCAGGTCTGGCTGGGGAAGCACGTCGCGCGGGGCACCGAGGTGGCCGTCAAGGAGATCGCCATGGACCGCCTCAGCGCGAAGCTCCGCGACAGCCTCCTCTCCGAGGTCGACATCCTCCGCCGCATCACGCATCCCAACATCATCGCGCTCCACGACTCCATCAGG GATGGTGGGAGGATATATCTCATATTGGAGTATTGTCGAGGTGGTGACTTATACGCCTATCTTCTACGGCATAAAAGGGTTCCTGAAAGTGTTGCTAAGCATTTTATTCGGCAGCTAG CATGTGGTCTTCAGAAGCTTCGTGAAAGCAACGTGGTTCATCGGGATCTTAAACCACAG AACATTCTTCTTGTTTCAAATAATGGAACTTCCATATTGAAGATTGCTGACTTCGGATTTGCAAA ATTTTTGCAACCTTCTGGTCTAGCTGAAACACTTTGTGGTTCACCCCTTTACATGGCTCCAGAAGTCATGCAAGCTCAGAAGTATGATGCAAAG GCAGATCTTTGGAGCGTTGGTATTATTCTATATCAACTTGTTACTGGATCTCCACCTTTTAACGGGGATAGTCAAATCCAG TTGATGAAAAACATACTAAAGTCAGGTCAATTACGATTTCCATCTGATTGTGAGTTGAGCCATGATTGCATTGACTTGTGCAGAAAGTTACTGCGAATCAGTTCAG TGGAACGCCTTACAGTTGAAGAGTTTGTGAACCATCCATTTCTCTCTGAACATGCTCCAGAGAGAATGTTGAG TCGGACACCATCAGACACAAGAGATGGCTTTCCCTTCACTAAAAGCAGTCCAACGAGGCTTTCGGGCCAAAGTTCTCAAGAAGATTGTATGCCTTTTCCTTTAGATCTGTCAACTGGACAGGAGGAGAGTCCTGCTCCTGAGAGTAATGCCCCAATGAAATCTTATGGGTTTGCTACTAGTAAAAAGTTGGATAAAACTTCAGGCCAGAGTCCGTCGAAGCATACAGGCCTGTTCTCCAGATACATCATGGGCAACAATTATGCACCTAGCAGTCAACGTCTGGACCATCCTGGTCAAAGGACCAAAGAAAGCAAGATTGGTGAAGGACGTGGTGCTAAAGGTGTTCATCCAGAAG ATTCCCCTATCATTGATTCATTAGAGTTTGTAGATCAGGAATATGTCTTTGTGTCTGGACATGCGGAAGGATCCTCTTCTTCAACAAGTGCCTCTCTACAGCGCAATTTACCGGCTAAATATGAGAATCCTTCTGTTTCACCACCAAACTTAGCTGCTCTGAGTGCACCAGTGCCAATAAATGGCACCGCGATAAACAGGCAACAGTCTGCTGGAACTGGTAGCTTGGACAGTCATTGTTCTCCGATATCTGGTACTTCACATGGATCTGCTTACATGAGTGATGGCTTGGATCAACCACCATCTGATTATCTGACCAGGATTAGATTATTGGGGCAGTATGCTTCTACCATAGTGGAGTTGGTCAAAGAAGAG ATAAAAGGTGGCAGGCACTTAGAGGCATTCTCGATCCAGCTAATTATTCTTGCGACCTGGAAGCAAGCAATTCACATATGCAATTCCTATGCGGCTTCAGCTGCCAGAGAGAGTCCCTTGCATGATATCACTATGAAGGGGCTTGATACTGACGCTCCCCATTTGCTTGCAAACTCTCAAATGGCTGATGAAGAATGCACACAGATTGAAAGGCAGTTTCTCACTGAAGTTGAACATGCTGAAGAACTTGCAAGCACTGTAGGACAGATACCTG ATGCTACAGCAATGCCCGACGCGGTTGAATTAATATTTCAATATGCACTAGAATATGGAAGGCATGGTGGT GTTGTCGAGATGATGGGGAAAGCAGCAGTGGCCATGTCGCGGTATACAAAGGCAATATGCTTGCTGCGTTTTCTCCTGATCGAGGCACCGTCGCTTGCCCTCAACCCGCCTTTGTCCCTGACTAGATCTGACCGACACCGACTGCGCTCATACATTGAAGCTCTCAACGCAAGGCTCAGCCAGTTGCAATGCCCGAGTCACTGA
- the LOC123085405 gene encoding digalactosyldiacylglycerol synthase 2, chloroplastic yields MAMARRQHVTIFTTASLPWMTGTAVNPLFRAAYLAKAGDWEVTLVVPWLSKGDQMLVYPNNMKFSGPAEQEGYVRRWLEERTGQLPRFNINFYPGKFSTEKRSILPVGDITETISDEKADIAVLEEPEHLTWYHHGRRWKNKFRKVIGVVHTNYLEYVKREKNGYIQAFLLKHINSWVTDIYCHKVIRLSGATQEVPRSVICNVHGVNPKFIEIGKLKHRQISQREQSFFKGAYYIGKMVWSKGYTELLHLLQKHQKELSGLKMELYGSGEDSGEVKASAEKLNLDVRVYPGRDHADSIFHDYKVFINPSTTDVVCTTTAEALAMGKIVICANHPSNEFFKRFPNCHMYSTEKEFVRLTMKALSEEPIPLTEELRHELSWEAATERFVRVAEIAPATPAKQTPSTSQRFMYINPDELKKNMEEASAFFHNTISGFEAARCVFGAIPNSLQPDEQQCKELGWSPQGL; encoded by the exons ATGGCGATGGCGAGGAGGCAGCACGTCACCATATTCACcacggcgagcctgccgtggatgACCGGCACTGCTGTCAACCCCCTGTTCCGGGCGGCTTACCTCGCCAAGGCCGGGGACTGGGAGGTCACGCTGGTGGTGCCGTGGCTGTCCAAGGGGGATCAGATGCTGGTTTACCCTAACAACATGAAATTCAGTGGGCCGGCGGAGCAAGAAGGCTATGTGCGGCGGTGGCTTGAGGAGCGGACTGGGCAGTTGCCGAGATTCAACATAAATTTCTATCCTGGGAAG TTCTCGACGGAGAAAAGAAGCATTctacctgttggggatattaccgaGACGATATCTGATGAAAAAGCAGATATTGCAGTTCTAGAAGAGCCAGAACATCTGACCTGGTACCATCATGGACGGAGGTGGAAAAACAAATTCCGTAAAGTTATAGGTGTTGTTCACACCAACTATCTGGAATACGTGAAGAGGGAGAAAAATGGGTATATTCAGGCATTTCTCTTAAAACATATCAATTCTTGGGTCACCGACATCTACTGCCATAAG GTTATAAGATTATCGGGAGCAACTCAGGAAGTCCCGAGATCTGTAATCTGTAATGTTCATGGAGTAAACCCAAAATTTATTGAAATTGGCAAATTGAAGCATCGGCAAATATCTCAAAGAGAGCAatcattcttcaagggtgcatattATATTGGGAAGATGGTCTGGAGTAAAGGCTACACAGAGCTGCTCCACCTGCTTCAGAAGCACCAAAAGGAACTGTCTGGTCTCAAGATGGAGCTCTATGGCAGTGGAGAAGATTCGGGTGAAGTTAAAGCATCAGCTGAAAAACTCAATCTGGACGTTAGAGTCTATCCTGGGCGCGACCATGCAGATTCAATATTTCACGA CTACAAGGTTTTCATAAACCCAAGCACAACAGATGTAGTTTGCACCACAACTGCAGAAGCCTTGGCGATGGGAAAGATTGTGATCTGCGCAAATCATCCTTCAAATGAATTTTTCAAAAGATTTCCCAACTGCCACATGTACAGCACGGAGAAAGAGTTTGTGAGACTAACCATGAAAGCACTGTCAGAAGAACCAATCCCACTGACAGAGGAACTGAGGCACGAGCTTTCCTGGGAGGCAGCGACAGAGAGGTTTGTCAGGGTTGCCGAAATCGCACCAGCCACGCCCGCCAAGCAAACTCCTTCCACTTCACAGCGTTTCATGTACATCAACCCGGATGAGCTGAAGAAGAACATGGAAGAGGCATCTGCATTTTTTCACAACACCATCTCCGGGTTTGAAGCTGCCCGCTGTGTGTTTGGCGCGATACCGAACAGTCTGCAGCCCGATGAACAGCAGTGCAAGGAGCTCGGGTGGAGCCCCCAGGGATTATAG